The following proteins are co-located in the Flammeovirga kamogawensis genome:
- the dapF gene encoding diaminopimelate epimerase gives MINFWKYQGAGNDFIMIDDRNNTFNINDFEKVALLCHRRFGIGADGLILIRLKEGYDFEMVYFNADGHLGSMCGNGGRCAVRFAHTLGLFENKTSFWAADGAHEATLDDKQLVHLLMNPPGDIEINNDHYFMDTGSPHYVRFENDLINFDCVAEGKAIRHNERFNEEGTNVNFAQVTGKQSLDVRTFERGVEDETYACGTGVTACAIAANIEHDMQSPIQVKVLGGQLAVGFTKVSDKKYTNIILTGPATPVFKAEIEG, from the coding sequence ATGATAAATTTCTGGAAATACCAAGGTGCAGGTAACGATTTTATTATGATCGATGACCGTAACAATACTTTTAATATTAACGATTTTGAAAAAGTTGCTTTACTATGCCACAGACGTTTTGGTATTGGAGCTGATGGCTTAATTCTTATTCGCTTAAAAGAAGGCTACGATTTTGAAATGGTTTACTTTAATGCTGATGGACATTTAGGAAGTATGTGTGGTAATGGAGGCAGATGTGCTGTTAGGTTTGCCCATACCTTAGGTTTATTTGAGAATAAGACATCGTTCTGGGCTGCTGATGGAGCCCACGAGGCAACCTTAGATGATAAACAACTGGTACATTTATTAATGAACCCTCCTGGTGACATAGAAATTAATAATGATCATTACTTTATGGATACAGGTTCTCCTCATTACGTTCGCTTTGAAAATGACCTTATAAATTTTGATTGCGTTGCTGAAGGTAAAGCTATTAGACATAATGAAAGATTTAATGAGGAAGGTACAAATGTAAACTTTGCTCAAGTAACAGGTAAGCAATCTTTAGATGTAAGAACTTTTGAGAGAGGTGTTGAAGATGAAACGTATGCTTGTGGTACAGGTGTAACAGCTTGTGCTATTGCAGCAAATATTGAACATGATATGCAAAGTCCTATTCAAGTTAAAGTTCTTGGTGGACAATTAGCCGTTGGTTTTACTAAGGTTAGTGATAAAAAATATACAAATATCATATTAACTGGACCTGCAACTCCTGTTTTTAAAGCAGAAATTGAAGGATAA
- a CDS encoding IS3 family transposase yields MLGLNRQIYYRSKRKVKKNNSIASKVVDLVKRIRLKQTKIGTRKLYQLLLPELQLLNVGRDKLFDIMRANRLDIKPKKQYHVTTNSHHRFKKHKNLIEHLEINRPEQVLVSDITYIGERSNPMYLSLVTDAYSKKIMGLNVSDSLNANGAIAALKEALKNRNYVDLPMIHHSDRGLQYCSHEYQRHLHENKVLCSMTESYDPYQNAVAERINGILKQEFILGIKINDLDLMNKFIRESVYIYNNERPHWSNYMKTPVEMHQQSEIKMRTYKSKNSTESTPDAINI; encoded by the coding sequence TTGCTTGGGTTAAATCGACAAATTTATTATCGTTCGAAAAGGAAAGTAAAAAAGAATAATAGTATTGCATCTAAAGTAGTAGACTTAGTGAAAAGAATTCGCTTGAAGCAAACTAAAATAGGGACAAGGAAATTATATCAATTACTTCTTCCTGAATTGCAATTACTAAATGTAGGTAGAGATAAGCTTTTTGATATCATGAGGGCTAATCGACTCGATATCAAGCCTAAAAAACAATATCATGTCACTACAAATTCTCATCACAGGTTTAAAAAGCATAAAAATCTTATTGAGCATTTGGAAATAAATAGACCTGAACAAGTATTAGTTTCTGATATAACTTACATAGGTGAGCGAAGTAACCCAATGTATCTCTCCTTGGTAACAGATGCTTATTCTAAGAAAATAATGGGGTTAAACGTATCAGATAGTTTGAATGCAAATGGAGCTATTGCAGCATTAAAAGAAGCACTGAAAAATAGAAACTATGTTGATTTACCAATGATACACCATTCAGATAGAGGATTACAATATTGTAGTCACGAGTATCAACGACATCTTCATGAAAATAAAGTATTGTGCTCGATGACGGAATCTTACGATCCTTATCAAAATGCGGTAGCAGAAAGAATAAACGGAATTCTTAAGCAAGAATTTATTTTAGGAATAAAAATTAATGATCTCGATTTAATGAATAAATTTATTAGAGAATCTGTATATATTTACAATAATGAAAGGCCTCATTGGAGTAATTATATGAAGACACCTGTTGAGATGCATCAGCAAAGTGAAATAAAAATGAGAACTTATAAAAGTAAAAATAGCACCGAGTCTACACCCGATGCTATCAATATATAA
- a CDS encoding transposase: MNEDQEYQYTKRTQKDYSYSFKLQVVDEVERGEIGITAARLKYGIQGHGTIRTWIRKYGNLDWDNKSDLKMGKTPEQKLLELEQKVLLLEKQKASLEKQLYVTDKKAIFFDMMIDIAEDEFNIPIRKKSLPKRLTNSKKKKK; encoded by the coding sequence ATGAATGAAGATCAAGAATATCAGTACACTAAGCGTACACAAAAAGATTACAGCTACTCTTTTAAATTACAAGTTGTAGATGAAGTGGAACGAGGGGAAATAGGTATAACGGCAGCAAGACTTAAATATGGAATACAAGGTCATGGTACCATCCGTACTTGGATAAGAAAGTATGGTAATTTAGATTGGGATAATAAATCTGATTTAAAAATGGGAAAGACACCAGAACAAAAATTATTGGAGCTAGAACAAAAGGTTCTATTATTAGAGAAACAAAAAGCTTCTTTAGAAAAACAACTCTACGTAACAGATAAAAAAGCAATTTTCTTTGATATGATGATCGATATTGCTGAGGATGAGTTTAATATTCCTATTAGAAAAAAGTCTTTACCCAAGCGGTTGACCAATTCAAAAAAGAAGAAAAAATAG
- a CDS encoding RNA polymerase sigma factor — protein sequence MLLSIFKNNLTSEKIVSNLKNRNNYEYTVEYIYKKYFPTVKHIILKMNGSLEDAEDIFQDAFAKVLWSIDEGQFQGTSHISTYIVTVSKNMWLKTIEKNKKLRTTEYNSQLHDVSDHSSLLSEVPLGNEDDLESKRYFESLLSRIGEDCQKILKNYYFDKLSYSEIQHRFVNKYSSEQAIRNKKSRCLKYLKQGFENRTDDKEELLSIISSCL from the coding sequence ATGCTATTATCAATTTTTAAAAATAATCTCACTTCAGAAAAAATTGTTTCTAACTTAAAAAATAGAAACAATTATGAGTATACTGTTGAATACATCTACAAAAAGTATTTTCCTACTGTCAAACACATCATTTTAAAAATGAACGGATCTTTGGAAGATGCAGAGGATATTTTTCAAGATGCTTTTGCTAAAGTATTATGGAGTATTGATGAAGGTCAATTTCAAGGGACCTCACATATATCAACCTACATAGTCACTGTTTCTAAGAATATGTGGTTAAAAACAATAGAAAAAAATAAAAAGCTCAGAACAACTGAATATAACTCACAATTACATGACGTATCTGATCATTCTTCTTTATTATCAGAAGTTCCTTTAGGAAATGAAGATGACTTAGAAAGTAAAAGGTATTTTGAAAGTTTACTTTCCAGGATTGGAGAAGACTGTCAAAAAATTTTAAAGAATTACTATTTTGATAAATTAAGTTATTCAGAAATTCAACATCGCTTTGTCAATAAATACTCATCAGAACAAGCTATTAGAAATAAGAAAAGCCGATGTCTTAAATATTTAAAGCAAGGTTTTGAAAACAGAACGGATGATAAGGAAGAACTTCTATCAATTATATCTTCGTGCTTATAA
- a CDS encoding CHAT domain-containing protein, with translation MNILLRSLLFVTIFSSLNGYANDIELKQRGIKEFYRYEFDKSIETFLELTVTTENKDFIVFAYNAIGHIYGKEKLDFKKGIHFLRKSFKLLEKDIPFRSHQLNAYGLLGKYYYQLGKLDSAEYYYKQGILFNLKKTKSIKSAHFILNNLQHIFTIKHEYTLSKEILNNVILSNEKISYTFSSNNLHLKGLLGDKEDVDSTYNSIISSPKKNKGIHHYHYGTFLQKNKLYTKAITLYQKFLIDNEAYFNDSGDFFYSQDEIFDHYFFKARAHLNISNCYYDISDKKKRNFHLNEALEYYHKAKKLPNQRISILGANIYRTLCNYSESNKKQFLDAAQAIIDESIKIQGDTSDGLKYELMIQNYYYGKHAKSMVQKEKYYRKSYQLFKKFITHQHQDEDQLFHIQELRYVQDEWVDFFTAQYESTKDQKYLLDAIEIIENLKSSILNRRSLGIKNITFKQYLDNEELLLLKKDRVSNSSLLSSEKIIPFFQTHYLDKSFISYHLNNNKIYCISYNEANFYLKVIPRTDKLNENLNTILKNIQESNYFLPNQFLTSLNEISKVLLPEWIKTTNNQRLVISQSGLLNKLPFEILKFNNKYLVENHAVSYSFSLHHDLVSDTFNSDLNSSLNVFSAAPFANINLPYSKQEALNIGNETLINENANYENIHRMLMNESFDILHFATHTKINNIPQRSCIELYPLESLNVISFSEIENLKLTSVKLVILSSCKSADGAFLEGEGNMSLQRAFAYAKIPSIIAGKWNVNDQVSLSVITSFYNYLKEGWEKDIALQKAKKDFIYENKILYNNPMFWGSLVLNGNSSAIVKPSLKTSFLKMIGSQ, from the coding sequence ATGAACATTTTACTAAGGTCTCTATTATTTGTTACAATATTTTCATCATTAAATGGATATGCAAATGATATTGAGCTTAAACAAAGAGGTATTAAGGAGTTTTATAGGTATGAATTTGACAAATCTATTGAGACATTTTTAGAGCTGACAGTAACAACAGAAAATAAAGATTTTATAGTTTTTGCTTATAATGCGATTGGTCATATTTATGGTAAAGAAAAGTTAGATTTTAAAAAGGGAATTCATTTTTTAAGAAAATCGTTTAAACTACTTGAAAAGGATATTCCTTTTAGGTCTCATCAATTGAATGCTTATGGACTTCTTGGGAAGTATTATTATCAATTGGGAAAGTTAGATTCAGCTGAGTATTATTATAAACAGGGAATATTATTTAATTTAAAGAAAACCAAATCCATCAAAAGTGCTCACTTTATTTTAAATAACCTGCAACATATTTTTACTATAAAACATGAATATACATTATCAAAAGAGATATTGAATAATGTGATTCTTTCTAATGAAAAAATAAGTTATACTTTTTCTTCAAATAATCTACATTTGAAAGGTTTATTGGGAGATAAAGAAGATGTTGATTCTACTTATAATTCAATAATATCATCCCCCAAAAAAAACAAGGGAATACACCATTATCATTATGGTACCTTTCTACAAAAAAACAAGCTTTATACAAAAGCTATTACCCTTTATCAAAAATTTTTGATTGACAATGAAGCATATTTTAATGATTCAGGGGATTTTTTTTACAGTCAAGATGAAATTTTTGATCACTACTTTTTTAAAGCGAGAGCACATTTAAATATTTCAAATTGTTATTATGATATTTCTGATAAAAAGAAACGGAATTTTCACTTAAATGAAGCATTAGAATATTATCATAAAGCAAAAAAATTACCCAATCAAAGAATTTCTATATTAGGGGCGAATATTTATAGAACCCTGTGTAATTACTCAGAAAGTAATAAAAAACAGTTTTTAGATGCTGCACAAGCTATCATAGATGAAAGTATAAAAATACAAGGTGATACGAGTGATGGTTTGAAATATGAACTCATGATCCAAAATTATTACTATGGTAAACATGCAAAGTCTATGGTGCAGAAAGAAAAGTACTACAGGAAGAGCTATCAGCTTTTTAAAAAATTTATTACTCATCAGCACCAAGATGAAGATCAATTATTTCATATTCAAGAGTTAAGATATGTTCAGGATGAATGGGTAGACTTTTTTACAGCACAATATGAAAGTACAAAAGATCAGAAGTACTTATTGGATGCTATAGAAATTATAGAGAATTTAAAATCATCGATTTTAAATAGGAGGTCATTAGGAATCAAAAATATTACCTTTAAACAGTATTTGGATAATGAAGAATTACTTTTATTGAAGAAAGACCGAGTATCTAATTCATCTCTTTTGTCATCAGAAAAAATTATTCCATTTTTTCAAACGCATTATTTAGATAAATCGTTTATTTCTTATCATCTTAATAACAATAAAATCTACTGTATCAGTTACAACGAAGCCAACTTTTATCTTAAAGTGATTCCAAGAACTGATAAGCTAAATGAAAACCTGAATACTATTCTTAAAAATATTCAAGAAAGTAACTATTTTTTACCTAATCAGTTTTTGACAAGTTTAAATGAAATAAGTAAAGTACTCTTACCAGAGTGGATTAAAACTACTAATAATCAAAGACTTGTCATTTCGCAAAGTGGTCTTTTGAATAAACTACCTTTTGAGATTTTAAAATTTAACAATAAATATTTGGTAGAAAATCATGCTGTAAGTTATTCTTTTTCTTTGCATCATGATTTAGTGAGTGATACTTTCAATAGTGACCTTAATTCATCTCTTAACGTTTTTAGTGCTGCTCCATTTGCAAATATTAATCTCCCTTATTCTAAGCAGGAAGCTCTCAATATTGGAAATGAGACATTGATAAATGAGAATGCAAACTATGAAAATATACATAGAATGTTAATGAATGAATCCTTTGATATTCTACATTTTGCGACACATACAAAAATTAATAATATTCCTCAAAGGTCTTGTATTGAACTTTACCCTTTAGAAAGCTTAAACGTAATTTCTTTTTCAGAAATTGAAAATTTGAAATTAACCTCAGTGAAGCTAGTTATACTGAGTAGCTGTAAATCTGCCGATGGTGCATTTCTGGAAGGAGAAGGAAATATGAGTTTGCAAAGAGCTTTTGCTTATGCAAAAATTCCCAGTATTATAGCAGGTAAATGGAATGTTAACGATCAGGTGTCTTTAAGTGTAATAACAAGTTTTTATAACTACTTAAAAGAGGGATGGGAGAAAGATATAGCATTGCAGAAAGCAAAAAAAGACTTCATTTATGAAAATAAGATATTATATAATAATCCAATGTTTTGGGGAAGCTTGGTTCTAAATGGAAACTCTTCAGCTATTGTAAAACCGTCGCTAAAAACAAGTTTCCTTAAAATGATAGGATCCCAATAA
- a CDS encoding outer membrane beta-barrel family protein has protein sequence MNLIKLSLILISNFFFIGQSFDSHAAEKKGQIIGGIINAQTSEAVGYATVSVLDNQGKIIGGVLSGDKGNFTIKDVYYGTYELRIQFIGYEMYKKVIVVDKSTLNIGTVKLAVSTKQLDEVVIQGDKMMIERTIDKNIVNVTPEQASGNSVSEFLNKIPEISVDSQGKISLRGESNVKILIDGKMSQMDITQVLQSLPASSIDKIEVITNPSAKYDPEGLSGIINIITKKNTMEGFNVGLYTEVGSRQKNNNYVGLNYRVKKFNFFASGNYGANRNEFDGTLDRTNYENNSVLRQDIDKVNRGEYHKIKVGTDYFLDSTNVITFYFEQNKYETTQNVLTRERSEYDVLDRSYLSSKEDSYTFSLNHQKQFKKGSLETDITLNTGEFDLVSNVNDDYSNLTGGNFTFQAYKVDYSQAINDKSAFDVGIHSQTIGANLLMDIKNPIGNNGYNYDYRESINSAYSSYSLKLGKFSMKAGLRAEMVNISADIIEDGKENYTIDYKSLFPSLHLRQQLNDHNNLGLSYSRRIQRPKISQLLPIEIAINPVSILVGNPELQPSYTNSISMDHSFYKNKFSFTTSVYFRHSTDVITSIANFDNERNITVNSYENLGVTKTGGLSLSSNYQIVKWWKIDGGINVFYLDVQDETYTIPGEKSPFNFSGKLNSSITLPKGFVFNLSGRYASIQYNAQVISDTNYALGMSIQKRILKNRGTLTLKVDDFVNSGFGSTVYGDGFEDRTYTLGEVPIYKISFNYDFGGQFKGRKNRKLHTKGGLN, from the coding sequence ATGAATTTAATAAAATTATCATTAATTCTGATCTCTAATTTTTTCTTCATCGGGCAATCTTTTGACTCACATGCTGCAGAAAAAAAAGGACAAATTATAGGGGGCATCATAAATGCTCAAACTAGTGAAGCTGTTGGTTATGCAACAGTATCCGTATTGGATAACCAAGGGAAAATAATAGGAGGTGTTTTATCAGGTGATAAAGGAAACTTTACTATTAAAGATGTTTATTATGGGACTTATGAATTGAGAATACAGTTTATTGGTTATGAGATGTATAAAAAAGTGATTGTTGTTGATAAATCTACTTTGAATATTGGAACAGTTAAGCTTGCTGTAAGTACAAAGCAACTTGATGAAGTTGTGATTCAAGGGGATAAAATGATGATTGAGCGAACTATTGATAAGAATATTGTAAATGTAACTCCTGAACAAGCAAGTGGAAATTCTGTTTCTGAATTTTTAAATAAAATCCCTGAGATAAGTGTAGATTCTCAAGGGAAAATTAGCCTAAGAGGTGAATCGAATGTAAAAATCCTGATTGACGGAAAAATGTCTCAAATGGATATCACTCAAGTATTACAAAGTCTTCCGGCAAGCTCGATTGATAAAATTGAAGTGATTACAAATCCTTCCGCTAAATATGATCCTGAAGGTTTATCTGGTATCATAAATATTATCACTAAGAAAAATACCATGGAAGGTTTCAATGTAGGTTTGTATACAGAAGTTGGTTCTCGTCAGAAGAATAACAACTATGTAGGTCTAAATTACAGGGTGAAAAAGTTTAACTTCTTTGCTAGTGGTAATTATGGAGCGAATAGAAATGAGTTTGATGGTACATTAGACAGAACAAATTATGAAAATAATAGTGTGTTACGTCAGGATATAGACAAGGTAAACCGTGGTGAGTACCATAAAATTAAAGTAGGAACGGACTACTTCTTAGACTCAACCAATGTGATTACTTTTTATTTTGAACAAAACAAGTACGAGACAACTCAAAATGTATTGACCAGAGAAAGATCTGAATATGACGTATTGGATAGATCATACCTTAGTAGTAAAGAGGATAGTTATACCTTCAGCTTAAATCATCAAAAGCAATTTAAAAAAGGTAGTTTAGAAACAGATATCACATTGAATACTGGAGAATTTGATCTAGTGTCTAACGTTAACGATGATTATTCAAATCTAACAGGTGGTAATTTTACCTTTCAAGCCTATAAGGTGGATTATTCACAAGCTATAAATGATAAATCAGCTTTTGATGTAGGTATTCATAGTCAAACAATTGGGGCCAACCTATTGATGGATATCAAAAATCCAATAGGAAACAACGGGTATAATTATGATTATAGAGAGTCTATTAACTCAGCTTATTCATCTTACTCTTTGAAACTGGGTAAGTTTTCAATGAAGGCAGGTTTAAGAGCAGAAATGGTAAATATATCGGCAGACATTATTGAGGATGGAAAAGAAAATTATACCATTGATTATAAAAGTTTATTCCCAAGTCTTCATTTACGTCAACAACTTAATGATCATAATAATTTAGGCTTAAGCTACAGTAGAAGAATTCAAAGACCGAAAATATCACAGTTATTGCCGATTGAAATTGCTATAAACCCTGTCAGTATATTAGTCGGTAACCCTGAATTACAACCTTCTTACACAAATTCTATTAGTATGGACCATAGCTTTTATAAAAATAAGTTCAGCTTTACTACTAGTGTGTATTTCAGACATAGTACAGATGTAATTACTAGCATTGCCAATTTTGATAATGAAAGAAATATAACTGTTAATTCTTATGAGAATTTAGGAGTAACTAAAACAGGTGGCCTTTCTTTATCAAGTAATTATCAGATTGTAAAATGGTGGAAAATAGATGGAGGTATCAACGTATTTTATTTAGATGTTCAAGATGAAACTTATACTATCCCAGGTGAAAAGAGCCCTTTTAACTTTTCAGGTAAGTTGAATTCAAGTATTACCCTTCCAAAAGGTTTTGTATTTAATTTATCAGGAAGGTATGCAAGTATACAGTATAATGCCCAAGTGATTTCAGATACTAATTATGCTCTTGGAATGTCTATTCAGAAACGTATTCTAAAAAACAGAGGTACCTTAACTTTAAAAGTAGATGATTTTGTAAATAGTGGATTTGGATCTACCGTATATGGTGATGGATTTGAAGACAGAACGTATACTTTAGGTGAAGTGCCGATATATAAAATATCCTTTAATTATGATTTTGGAGGACAGTTTAAAGGTAGAAAGAATAGAAAACTTCACACAAAAGGTGGATTGAATTAA
- a CDS encoding OmpA family protein: protein MKRLLLFISIASIIASCSSPLSVAEKHFETGEYEPAIKKYEAIAENNKYAKEKPEAYYKIAEAYRLSNRISEALPYYKKAKDNGYENMDMYFYYAYGLELQGDYEKARKLFSRYAKEGSDRQLIRRAKDEIKQIDLVDSLSKVVDPFIDISLCEALSSNKSDYSPSFFNGDLIFTSTRDSEAVYQGTGEGYANLYRYTFDKADSCNGQVTFFDSLINNPNFHEASATFSRDGKFMIFARSNTGHHKEDYKEVDLYESRFEDGKWTEPTILKFSNPQSWDACPALSVNGKTLYFASNRKGGYGGIDIYRSQRNVNGTWGKPRNMGPKINSRGNDMFPYVAATGKMYFASDGHPGLGGLDLFEASRKNKKIKIKNMGKPFNSSADDFGLVFLEKRFGAFTSSRQVGDDKLNQDHIYFFSDKTPIDKPINYFLAGNSIGVKDTSEVPLAGVDVMLLKPDGSLVEKVLSDDKGRYKFKTQLVMGDDYILIAQKEKYFQDSVYYTTADKEIDQEDVKDRPEKIVDWVLESEVDLTKDFYDELIEEGEITLNNILYDFDDYRIRIDAARELDKLVTLLEQHPNISIELGSHTDDRGSEKYNIKLSQKRAESAVNYIISRGIEKDRIEAKGYGELLPVIFNAETEEEHQVNRRTTVTLLDEI, encoded by the coding sequence ATGAAGCGTCTTCTTTTATTTATATCAATCGCAAGCATTATTGCTAGTTGTTCTTCTCCTTTAAGTGTTGCAGAAAAACATTTCGAGACAGGAGAATATGAACCTGCAATAAAAAAATATGAGGCTATTGCTGAAAACAATAAATATGCAAAAGAGAAACCTGAAGCATATTATAAAATTGCAGAAGCATATCGCCTTTCAAATCGTATATCCGAAGCTTTACCTTATTACAAAAAGGCAAAAGATAATGGTTACGAAAATATGGATATGTATTTCTATTATGCCTACGGCTTAGAATTACAAGGTGATTATGAGAAAGCTCGAAAACTCTTTAGCAGGTATGCTAAAGAAGGTAGCGATCGTCAATTAATCAGAAGAGCCAAAGATGAAATCAAACAAATTGATTTAGTAGACAGCCTTTCAAAGGTTGTTGACCCATTTATTGATATATCCCTTTGTGAAGCTTTAAGTAGTAACAAATCAGATTATTCTCCGTCATTTTTTAATGGCGATCTAATCTTTACTTCTACTAGAGATTCTGAAGCTGTATATCAAGGAACTGGAGAAGGATATGCCAACTTATACCGCTACACTTTTGATAAAGCTGATAGCTGTAATGGTCAGGTAACGTTTTTTGATAGTCTAATCAATAATCCTAATTTCCATGAAGCATCTGCTACTTTTAGCAGAGATGGTAAGTTTATGATTTTTGCACGTAGCAATACGGGGCATCATAAAGAAGATTATAAAGAAGTAGATTTGTATGAATCTCGTTTTGAAGATGGAAAATGGACTGAACCTACTATTTTAAAATTTAGTAACCCTCAATCTTGGGATGCTTGCCCTGCCCTTTCTGTAAATGGTAAAACACTTTATTTTGCTTCTAACCGAAAAGGTGGTTACGGCGGTATAGATATTTATAGGTCGCAACGTAATGTAAATGGCACTTGGGGTAAACCTAGAAACATGGGGCCTAAAATTAACTCTAGAGGTAATGATATGTTCCCTTATGTTGCTGCAACTGGTAAAATGTATTTTGCTTCCGATGGGCACCCAGGTTTAGGAGGTTTAGATTTATTTGAAGCATCTCGAAAAAATAAAAAAATAAAAATCAAGAATATGGGTAAGCCGTTCAACTCGTCTGCAGATGATTTTGGCTTAGTATTCTTAGAAAAAAGATTTGGTGCATTTACTTCTTCAAGGCAAGTTGGTGATGATAAATTAAATCAAGATCATATTTATTTCTTTTCAGATAAAACACCAATTGATAAACCAATAAATTATTTCTTAGCAGGTAACTCTATTGGTGTCAAAGATACTTCTGAAGTACCTCTTGCAGGTGTTGATGTTATGCTTTTAAAACCTGATGGTTCACTTGTAGAAAAGGTACTTTCTGATGATAAAGGAAGGTACAAGTTTAAAACACAATTGGTAATGGGTGATGATTATATCTTGATTGCCCAAAAGGAGAAATATTTCCAAGATTCTGTTTATTATACAACTGCTGATAAGGAGATTGACCAAGAAGATGTTAAAGACCGACCTGAAAAAATTGTTGATTGGGTATTAGAATCAGAGGTTGATCTTACAAAAGATTTCTATGATGAATTAATTGAAGAAGGTGAAATTACTTTAAACAATATCCTTTATGATTTTGACGATTATAGAATCCGTATTGATGCTGCTAGGGAACTAGACAAACTAGTTACATTGTTAGAACAACACCCTAATATTAGTATTGAACTTGGTTCTCATACAGATGATAGAGGATCTGAAAAATACAATATAAAGCTATCTCAAAAAAGAGCAGAATCTGCTGTAAATTATATTATTAGTAGAGGTATTGAAAAAGATAGAATTGAAGCAAAAGGTTATGGTGAATTACTTCCTGTAATTTTTAATGCAGAAACAGAAGAAGAACATCAAGTGAACCGTAGAACAACGGTAACTTTACTTGATGAAATATAA